Part of the Paludisphaera borealis genome, CGCGGCGGCGGGCTTGTCGAGGATCGGGCCGTGGCGGTCGTAGTCCGATTTGATCCGCCTGTGGCCGTCCCAGTTCAGGATGCCCTCGCCCATCGCGAACGCGCCGTTGAACACCGTGACGAACCGAACCCCGCGCTCGACGAGGCGGCGGGCGAGCAGGCAGTTGCGGCCGAAGCCGGCGAGGATCGGGTTGGCGTCGTCGAGCCCGTACAGCGACTTGACCGCCGCGCTCTCGCGCGAGAGGTCGCCGACCTCGGGGGCGCTGAGCTGCATCCGCGCGGCCAGCTCGTAGGCGGCGATTCGGGCCGACAGCTCGGTGTCGCCGGGGTTGCGCGCGAGGTGCTCGTCGTTGATCAGCCGGATCAAATCGCGGGTCGCGCGGTCGTCGTCGGGGTTGATCTTCTCGGGCCGGGCGAGGTGGCGGATCGGCCGGTCGGCGTTGAACGACGTCCCCTGGTAGACGGCGGGCAAGAAGCCGTTGGTCCAGTTCGCCGGCCCCTGCTGCGGGTCGCCGCGCGGGTCGGGGATCGCCACGTAGGCCGGCAGGTCCTGGTTGTCGGTCCCGAGCGCGTAGCTGACCCACGCGCCGATGCTCGGAAAGCCTTCGAGCGTGAACCCGGTCGACATGAACATCTCGCCGGGACCGTGGGTGTTGGTCTTCGAGGTCAGCGAGTGGAAGAAGCACATCTCGTCGGCCAGCTCGGCCAGGTTCGGCAGCAGGTCGGAGACGTACTTGCCCGACTGCCCGCGCGGCTTGAACTCCCAGGGACTCTTGGCGAGCGCGCCGTTCTCGCCCTGGAAGGTGATCAGCTTGTCCGAGCCCGGCATCGGCTGGCCGTGCCGCTTGATCAGCTCGGGCTTGTAGTCCCAGGTGTCGAGATGGCTGACGGCCCCGGTGCAGTAGATGTGGATCACCCGCTTGGCCTTGCCCGGAAAGTGCGGCTTCTTGGGCGCGAGCGGGTTTTTCGATGCGTCCGTCGGCTCGCCGGCCAGCAAGCCTTGCTCGGCTAAAAGCGCGCTCAACGCGATGCCGCCGACTCCCGTCGCCATGTGCGACAAGAACCCGCGACGATCGAGCAAGTGACGGCCCAGCGGCGCGTTGTGAGGGAAGCTCATGGCGTGGCGTCCTCGGTGTGGGG contains:
- a CDS encoding DUF1501 domain-containing protein encodes the protein MSFPHNAPLGRHLLDRRGFLSHMATGVGGIALSALLAEQGLLAGEPTDASKNPLAPKKPHFPGKAKRVIHIYCTGAVSHLDTWDYKPELIKRHGQPMPGSDKLITFQGENGALAKSPWEFKPRGQSGKYVSDLLPNLAELADEMCFFHSLTSKTNTHGPGEMFMSTGFTLEGFPSIGAWVSYALGTDNQDLPAYVAIPDPRGDPQQGPANWTNGFLPAVYQGTSFNADRPIRHLARPEKINPDDDRATRDLIRLINDEHLARNPGDTELSARIAAYELAARMQLSAPEVGDLSRESAAVKSLYGLDDANPILAGFGRNCLLARRLVERGVRFVTVFNGAFAMGEGILNWDGHRRIKSDYDRHGPILDKPAAALLIDLKNRGLLDDTLVVWSTEFGRMPTFQKGAQGRDHNPKGFTAWLAGAGVKRGFSFGATDDFGYQAVENVVDVHDFHATILHLLGLDHEALTFYNNGAQRRLTDVHGHVVKDVLS